From the genome of Geminocystis herdmanii PCC 6308, one region includes:
- a CDS encoding DUF6208 family protein produces the protein MRNTVLLLKELPLALLSFIFAKINKFLIGNLYTLYLIFNKKKAKQWRVIDNDLVSSSINLGVLMTKAPRWNTHAIIGTLGPFSVNNSLSIDLKSGNNSCESWIAIFYDFPNYNTISTIESNQVNSEEDWHSINLKKGKYTIGLRYYNYFDRLVLPTVKVDGETITSAQEIPNDSNKFYDSLISRKNFYFLALHYYIYTILKYRKYLPESFIKNEFLPVGATDTKFFYDYLDKGESLTIEVDEFSLKTYDIYITVYDRSSLPLSFFQLSQLKQKTIPIINQGYYLIRVRRNENLDNKFTDLVINLSKN, from the coding sequence ATGAGAAACACAGTTTTACTTTTAAAAGAATTACCCCTTGCTTTATTATCTTTTATATTTGCTAAAATTAATAAATTTTTGATTGGTAATTTATATACTTTATACTTAATTTTTAATAAGAAAAAGGCTAAACAATGGCGAGTTATTGATAATGACTTAGTTTCTTCTAGCATAAATTTAGGGGTATTAATGACAAAAGCTCCTCGTTGGAATACCCATGCTATTATTGGTACATTAGGCCCTTTTTCTGTAAATAATTCTTTAAGTATTGACTTAAAATCTGGCAATAATTCCTGTGAATCATGGATTGCTATTTTTTATGATTTTCCTAACTATAATACCATCAGTACGATAGAATCTAATCAAGTTAATTCAGAAGAAGATTGGCATTCTATTAACCTCAAAAAAGGTAAATATACCATCGGTTTAAGATATTATAACTATTTCGATCGATTAGTGTTACCTACAGTTAAAGTTGATGGAGAAACTATCACTTCAGCCCAAGAAATACCCAATGATAGTAATAAATTTTATGACAGTTTAATTAGCAGAAAAAACTTTTATTTCTTAGCCCTTCATTATTATATTTATACAATTTTAAAATATCGCAAATACTTACCAGAATCCTTTATAAAAAATGAATTTTTACCCGTAGGTGCAACAGATACTAAATTTTTCTATGACTATTTAGATAAAGGAGAATCATTAACCATTGAAGTCGATGAATTTAGCCTTAAAACCTATGATATTTATATCACAGTATATGATCGATCGAGCTTACCCCTCAGTTTCTTTCAACTCAGTCAATTAAAACAAAAAACGATCCCTATTATTAATCAAGGTTATTATTTAATAAGAGTGCGCAGAAATGAAAATTTAGACAATAAATTCACAGATTTAGTTATTAATTTATCTAAAAATTAA
- a CDS encoding GIY-YIG nuclease family protein has protein sequence MSDNSGKILLKDLEFISYIDENGFINADLEGVIGIYAIFNQEKVLQYVGYSRNLLMSLKQHLVRQPDKCYWFKFYQIDRANRTILEEIRRNWLEENQELPSGNGEEENLWTQSIDAKLTMTEDDKLAYQNSDELGKIKLLKKVARRLEEEIKTILENRHVKMEIRFNPKLKEEGLLDLK, from the coding sequence ATGTCTGATAATTCTGGAAAAATTTTATTAAAAGATTTAGAGTTTATCTCTTATATTGATGAAAACGGGTTTATAAATGCTGATTTAGAAGGAGTAATTGGAATTTACGCTATTTTTAATCAAGAAAAAGTTTTGCAATATGTGGGATATTCTCGCAATCTTTTGATGAGTTTAAAACAACATTTAGTCAGACAACCTGATAAGTGTTACTGGTTTAAATTTTATCAGATCGATCGAGCTAATCGAACTATTTTAGAGGAAATTCGCCGTAATTGGTTAGAAGAAAATCAGGAGTTGCCTTCGGGTAACGGTGAAGAAGAAAATTTGTGGACTCAGTCGATCGATGCTAAATTAACTATGACAGAAGATGATAAATTAGCATATCAAAATAGTGATGAATTAGGCAAAATTAAGTTACTGAAAAAAGTCGCCCGAAGGTTAGAAGAAGAAATAAAAACCATCCTCGAAAATCGTCACGTCAAAATGGAAATTCGTTTTAATCCGAAACTCAAGGAAGAAGGCTTACTAGATTTGAAATAA
- a CDS encoding glutathione S-transferase family protein — protein MLELYQFELCPFCEKVRLILDYKGLEYKKIEVTPGIGQFEVFRLSGQKQVPVLKDGDTFIADSTEIALYLDSKYPEKPLIPADGIARAQCLLMEEWADESLALKARKAFMGALNHYPNFRTSFLPKNTPDIFKTFVSAFPSEIFNAIGMGLTFGVDILKVGEKGLKKDLENLTLILQTQPYLVGDKLTLADLTVAALTTIVKFPPVAYFDLPLDLENKGIPGIADNGVYESFFTWRDRIYADYRQPVDKSSSNNFNSDGDNQPTSIEIE, from the coding sequence GTGTTAGAACTATATCAGTTTGAATTATGTCCATTTTGTGAGAAAGTTAGATTAATTCTTGATTATAAAGGCTTGGAGTATAAAAAAATTGAAGTTACGCCGGGTATTGGGCAGTTTGAAGTATTTAGGCTTTCGGGACAAAAACAAGTTCCAGTGTTAAAAGATGGTGATACATTTATTGCTGATTCCACAGAAATCGCTTTATATTTAGATAGTAAATACCCTGAAAAACCTTTGATTCCTGCGGATGGTATTGCTAGGGCGCAATGTTTACTGATGGAAGAATGGGCGGATGAGTCTTTGGCATTGAAGGCGCGTAAGGCTTTTATGGGCGCTTTGAATCATTATCCTAATTTCCGTACTTCTTTTTTACCTAAAAATACTCCTGATATTTTCAAAACCTTTGTTAGCGCTTTTCCTTCGGAAATTTTCAACGCTATTGGTATGGGATTAACTTTCGGTGTGGATATTCTCAAGGTTGGGGAAAAAGGTTTAAAAAAAGATTTGGAAAATTTGACTTTAATTCTACAAACTCAACCTTATTTAGTTGGTGATAAGCTAACTTTAGCGGATTTGACGGTGGCTGCTTTAACTACTATTGTTAAGTTTCCTCCTGTTGCTTATTTTGATTTACCTCTTGATTTGGAAAACAAGGGTATTCCGGGTATCGCTGATAATGGTGTTTATGAGTCGTTTTTTACATGGCGCGATCGAATTTATGCTGATTATCGTCAACCTGTGGACAAGTCTAGTAGTAATAATTTTAACAGCGATGGGGATAATCAACCCACTTCGATCGAAATAGAATAG